In one Nitrososphaerales archaeon genomic region, the following are encoded:
- a CDS encoding DUF115 domain-containing protein, with translation MDLSEWWPWYSKIISTFRFDRSEDQRSADILSNLLKGRGLEPSDVRRLIEYKPVIVFGAGPSLKNDLMRLSKFDLLSSCVVISADGATTALLSIDKIPNIVVSDLDGRISDLIEANRRGAYMVIHAHGDNIPAIEKYVPMLDRVLGTTQAEPRPHVYNFGGFTDGDRAVFLAVEFDAKVIGLAGMDLGNEIGEYSKPIVKSYEIKLMKLKFCKELLEWLSSKTDIPLYNLTSNGEVIKGFRNVTPSEFLQEIEG, from the coding sequence ATGGATCTAAGCGAATGGTGGCCGTGGTACAGTAAGATAATCTCTACATTCAGATTCGATCGAAGTGAGGATCAGAGGTCTGCAGATATCTTAAGTAATCTATTGAAGGGTAGAGGTTTGGAGCCATCGGATGTGAGAAGATTAATTGAATATAAGCCTGTGATCGTATTCGGTGCAGGCCCATCGCTAAAGAATGATTTGATGAGATTATCTAAGTTCGATCTGCTGAGCTCCTGTGTAGTGATCTCTGCAGACGGTGCTACCACCGCGCTATTGAGTATCGATAAGATTCCTAATATCGTAGTCAGTGATCTAGATGGAAGGATTTCTGATCTGATCGAGGCGAACCGGAGAGGTGCATATATGGTGATCCATGCACACGGTGATAATATCCCAGCTATAGAGAAGTATGTGCCGATGTTGGATCGAGTTTTGGGCACTACCCAAGCCGAGCCGAGGCCTCACGTGTACAATTTTGGAGGTTTTACAGATGGCGATAGGGCCGTATTTTTAGCTGTCGAATTTGATGCGAAGGTGATCGGTTTAGCGGGTATGGATCTGGGTAATGAAATAGGTGAATATTCTAAGCCCATCGTGAAATCTTATGAAATTAAGCTCATGAAGCTCAAATTCTGTAAAGAATTGTTAGAATGGCTATCCTCTAAGACCGATATACCACTCTACAACTTAACGAGTAATGGTGAAGTGATCAAAGGCTTCAGGAATGTGACACCGTCAGAATTCCTTCAAGAGATAGAAGGATGA
- a CDS encoding DNA double-strand break repair nuclease NurA, which translates to MEFLEWIKLPQDLQHRFFELADEESKRVGESIQKLNKEYEKLQFLQSYFDKLPNVESVSRIAAIDSSKSPRLSERLGIRYGVFASGIIYLKGNEREESFRAGVFKRRQAFSEDKSRFFFDLLTTYAERRLALEALSKSDLVILDGSFYGFVYSAVRIKKQGLYGTEEERLIREISQDTEKLLKSGKVIGVIKRSHTRVIGGYLALQDRNNPFVSIIDKLILSLIMPVRTVFDYHKLIGDKPVHVYTRLARYAQSSRWSESPLEEAERWIYSPFEYLELDPSEFKGLRRMQVRAYDYVPPCEIEYPSRIETDRILEWMGQPNFFNEATNLPLALDLIDSAVTLSSKFTEEFVSEVEGRVLESIDKNGGNRETIRIFFSLLNPQKPY; encoded by the coding sequence ATGGAGTTTTTAGAATGGATAAAGCTACCTCAAGATCTACAGCATCGTTTCTTTGAATTGGCCGATGAAGAATCTAAGAGGGTTGGTGAATCGATTCAAAAGCTTAATAAGGAGTATGAAAAACTCCAGTTTTTACAATCATATTTCGATAAGCTTCCGAATGTAGAATCGGTCTCAAGGATCGCTGCGATCGATAGCTCCAAATCACCAAGGTTGAGTGAAAGGCTCGGTATTAGGTATGGTGTATTCGCATCCGGTATTATATACCTTAAAGGTAATGAGCGAGAGGAATCCTTTAGGGCTGGTGTATTCAAGAGGAGGCAAGCATTTTCTGAAGATAAGAGCAGATTCTTCTTCGACCTCTTAACGACCTATGCAGAGAGAAGGCTCGCCTTAGAAGCATTATCTAAATCAGACCTCGTCATACTCGATGGGAGCTTTTACGGTTTTGTATATTCGGCGGTAAGAATCAAGAAGCAGGGCCTCTATGGTACAGAAGAGGAGAGATTGATTCGAGAAATATCTCAAGATACGGAGAAATTACTAAAGAGTGGTAAGGTGATAGGTGTGATAAAGAGGAGCCACACGAGAGTTATAGGAGGTTATTTAGCGTTACAGGATAGGAATAACCCCTTCGTATCGATCATCGATAAACTCATTCTATCTCTAATCATGCCAGTACGCACGGTATTCGATTATCATAAACTCATCGGTGATAAACCCGTTCATGTATATACTCGTCTTGCAAGGTATGCACAATCTTCCAGATGGTCTGAAAGTCCTTTAGAAGAAGCGGAGAGGTGGATCTATTCGCCCTTCGAATATCTCGAACTCGACCCCTCCGAGTTTAAAGGGTTGAGAAGGATGCAGGTGAGGGCGTACGATTACGTACCTCCCTGTGAAATCGAATACCCTTCCCGGATCGAAACCGATAGGATTCTGGAATGGATGGGCCAGCCGAACTTCTTCAATGAAGCGACAAATCTACCTCTAGCTCTAGACTTAATAGATAGTGCGGTAACTCTATCGTCAAAATTTACCGAGGAATTTGTAAGCGAAGTGGAGGGGAGGGTCTTGGAATCGATAGATAAGAATGGCGGGAATAGAGAGACTATACGGATCTTCTTCTCGTTGTTAAACCCACAGAAACCTTACTAA
- a CDS encoding ATP-binding protein: MPKLIGRVADGSTETFARVILLKDLERSIRAEELVLIKNGGEKDPINCIVGVVREGLGKNEFLNHTSYRPDVAYMKYGGEPSGAREVYSFTIRPIGVITKNGVEPNRTIIQPRSPVYLLEESDKPLEWIAKGDDILWMDAYLEGHETWYVPVKKTFIPYHVAVYGSTGSGKSFFTRYVLIPLYIRAGYRVLILDWSGTDYAPYFQDSNQVEKINIMEISLDEESILSYFEDKTFGFANNDNVRDGFDSFIEGWLDKVKRTREEFRGDESAEALYGQIKKHVQMSLSTIKRDDWRSSAERAMRRVFRRLKPSDLRPVMGTVSVEELLKKFEERVVIIIDMSGALAEAKLGFFLSLSKYLYNLMEAGNDLNIALIIDEAPQYAPWEPRGIQGETSDMIKDLAALGRKRSLNLTLIAQGIRGEIGINAAVRRNLNTQFFGRIHPLDAGGEGGASEWLSPYGITPDQMLQLKPGMFYFTGVMNPSPIPLLITYKL; this comes from the coding sequence TCATACTACTTAAAGACTTAGAGAGGAGTATACGCGCCGAAGAGTTGGTCTTGATTAAAAATGGTGGTGAAAAGGATCCTATAAATTGTATAGTTGGTGTCGTTAGAGAGGGCTTGGGTAAGAATGAGTTTCTTAACCATACATCTTACAGGCCAGATGTAGCCTATATGAAGTATGGTGGTGAACCATCGGGAGCTAGAGAAGTGTATTCCTTTACGATAAGGCCCATCGGAGTAATCACTAAGAATGGTGTAGAGCCGAACCGCACCATCATTCAGCCCAGATCTCCCGTATACCTGTTAGAGGAGAGTGATAAACCATTGGAATGGATCGCCAAAGGTGATGATATTTTATGGATGGATGCATATTTGGAGGGTCACGAGACGTGGTATGTTCCGGTAAAGAAGACATTCATACCGTACCACGTCGCGGTCTATGGCTCTACGGGTAGTGGCAAATCGTTCTTTACTCGTTACGTCCTCATACCACTGTACATCAGAGCGGGTTATAGAGTATTGATACTCGATTGGAGCGGTACCGATTACGCACCATACTTTCAGGATTCAAACCAAGTTGAGAAGATAAATATTATGGAAATCTCTTTGGATGAAGAATCGATCCTAAGTTACTTTGAAGATAAGACATTCGGCTTTGCGAATAACGATAATGTGAGGGATGGTTTTGATAGCTTTATAGAGGGTTGGTTGGATAAAGTAAAGCGTACACGTGAAGAGTTTAGAGGTGATGAATCTGCTGAAGCTCTATATGGGCAGATCAAGAAGCACGTTCAAATGAGCCTATCCACTATAAAGAGAGATGATTGGAGATCCTCCGCTGAAAGGGCTATGAGAAGGGTATTTAGAAGGTTAAAACCTTCAGATCTACGCCCGGTGATGGGTACTGTAAGTGTAGAGGAGCTCCTTAAGAAGTTCGAAGAGAGAGTGGTGATCATTATAGATATGAGTGGAGCACTGGCAGAGGCGAAGCTGGGCTTCTTCCTATCCCTTTCTAAATACCTTTACAACCTGATGGAGGCTGGGAATGATCTGAATATCGCCCTGATCATAGATGAAGCACCTCAGTACGCACCTTGGGAGCCAAGGGGGATTCAGGGCGAGACATCCGATATGATAAAGGATCTGGCAGCGTTAGGGAGGAAAAGGTCACTCAACCTTACACTCATAGCCCAGGGGATAAGGGGCGAGATAGGGATAAATGCAGCGGTTAGAAGAAATCTCAACACACAATTCTTCGGGAGGATTCATCCTTTAGATGCTGGTGGTGAGGGTGGGGCATCGGAGTGGCTATCACCCTATGGGATAACTCCAGACCAGATGCTTCAATTGAAACCTGGTATGTTCTACTTTACAGGAGTTATGAACCCATCACCGATCCCTCTGCTTATAACCTATAAACTCTAA